One part of the Glycine max cultivar Williams 82 chromosome 14, Glycine_max_v4.0, whole genome shotgun sequence genome encodes these proteins:
- the LOC100800146 gene encoding GATA transcription factor 12: MESPNSSPIFPQFTFDTNKNNNNPDNFIVEDLLDFSNDDVVITDATFDSITTDSSTVTTVVDSCNSSSFSGSDPNTVPDVGSQNLSDGHFSGDLCVPYDDIAELEWLSNFVEESFSSEDLQQMQLISGMNARNYDVSEAREFHYEPTTRSGPHTPEPTTKSGGLHYEPTRNSPIFNSEVSVPAKARSKRSRGPPCNWASRLLVLSPTTSSSSDSEVTVPAPAEHGPAPAKKAAKAGPRKKDSGSDGNGSGGDGRRCLHCATDKTPQWRTGPMGPKTLCNACGVRFKSGRLVPEYRPAASPTFVLTKHSNSHRKVLELRRQKEMVRAQQHHQQHHQQQQQFLHHHHHNHNHHHHQHHQNMMFDVSNGDDYLIHQPVGPDFRQLI; encoded by the exons ATGGAATCACCCAACTCTTCCCCAATTTTCCCACAATTCACCTTCGAcaccaacaagaacaacaacaacccgGACAACTTCATTGTGGAGGACCTCTTGGACTTCTCCAACGACGACGTTGTCATCACCGACGCCACCTTCGACTCCATCACGACCGACTCTTCCACCGTCACCACCGTCGTTGACAGCTGCaactcctcctccttctctgGCTCCGACCCCAATACCGTCCCTGATGTCGGTAGCCAGAATCTATCCGACGGCCATTTCTCCGGTGACCTCTGCGTTCCG TATGATGACATCGCGGAGTTAGAATGGCTTTCGAATTTCGTGGAGGAGTCGTTTTCGAGCGAGGACCTGCAGCAGATGCAGCTGATATCAGGCATGAATGCGCGAAACTACGACGTATCAGAGGCCCGCGAGTTCCACTACGAGCCCACCACCAGAAGCGGGCCCCACACCCCGGAGCCCACCACCAAAAGCGGCGGGCTCCACTATGAGCCCACCAGAAACAGCCCAATATTCAATTCGGAAGTGTCGGTTCCAGCCAAGGCCCGCAGCAAGAGGTCCCGCGGGCCCCCATGCAACTGGGCCTCGCGCCTCCTCGTCCTGTCCCCGACAACCTCATCGTCCTCGGACTCCGAGGTCACCGTTCCTGCTCCCGCCGAGCACGGGCCGGCCCCAGCAAAAAAGGCCGCAAAGGCCGGGCCGAGGAAGAAGGACAGCGGCAGCGATGGCAACGGCAGTGGCGGGGACGGGCGCAGGTGCTTGCACTGCGCCACGGACAAGACCCCGCAGTGGCGGACCGGGCCCATGGGACCGAAGACTCTGTGCAACGCTTGTGGCGTGAGGTTCAAGTCGGGCAGGCTGGTGCCCGAGTACAGGCCCGCGGCGAGCCCGACTTTTGTTCTGACTAAGCACTCCAACTCGCACCGCAAGGTGCTGGAGCTGCGAAGGCAGAAGGAAATGGTGCGGGCCCAGCAACACCACCAGCAGCACcaccagcaacaacaacagttcctacaccaccaccaccataatCATAACCATCaccatcatcaacatcatcagAACATGATGTTTGATGTATCCAACGGTGACGATTACTTGATCCACCAACCCGTGGGCCCCGATTTCAGGCAGCTTATCTAG